Part of the Sandaracinaceae bacterium genome, TGCTCGGCGCGGGGCACTACGAGCACGGCTGCCGCTACTGCCACGGCGCGGTCGGCACCCGCATGCCCCGCGTGCCGGGCGCGATGACCCCCGCGCCCCCGTGGCTCCCTCCGCGGATCGAGGGGCTCGACGACGCGGAGCTATTCTACGTCGTCAAACACGGCGTGAAGTTCACGGGCATGCCCGCCTGGCCGGCCCAGGAGCGCGACGACGAGGTCTGGGCGCTCGTCGCCTTCCTCCGCCGCGTGCCCGAGATGTCGCAGGCGGAGTACCGCCGGCTCACCCAGGCCTCCTCGGAGAGCGCCGAGGCGCCGCCCGTCGTCTCGCGAATGTGCGCCCGCTGCCACGGCGCCGACGGACTGAGCCGGGGCGTCGACGGCGCCGCGCCACGCCTCGCGGGCCAGCGCGTCGACTACCTCGACGCCGCCTTGCTCGCCTACGCGGAAGGCCACCGCCCGAGCGGCATGATGGAGCCCCTCGCGGCGGAGCTCTTCGAGGAGGACCGCCGTCTGATCGCCCGGTGGTATGCGTCGCGGCCCGGCATGCCCGCCGCGCCAGCTCTGCCCGACGCGTCGATCGAGCGCGGCGCCGCCATCGCCGAGCGCGGCGTGCCCGAAGAGCGCGTCGCCGCCTGCAGCGAGTGCCACGGCCCGAGCCCCACGGACCGCGCCGACAGCTACCCGATCCTCTCCGGCCAGTGGGCCGGCTACCTCCGCGATCAGCTCCAGCTCTTCGCCCGCGGCGTCCGCGGCGGCGCCCCCCAGGCCGAGCTGATGGAGGAGGTCGACCCGCACCGTCTCAGCCCCGAGGAGATCCGCGACGTCGCCTCCTACTACGCGCGGTCCGGCGGCTGACGTGACGGCCGTTGACTGTGCGCGGGCGCGCCTCACCCTGACCTCATGAGCAGCCTGGACCTCCTCGCCGATCGACTGAGCCTGGGTGACCTGCTGGAGACCCTGCGCGCCGGCTGGGGCGAGTACGAGCTCGTCGCGCACTGGAAGCAGGGGGAGTTCCACCACGACGTCGTCCTCCGCGTCGAGGACCCCAAGAGCCTGCCCGGGCGCTATCTGGTCGTCGCGACCAACTGCAACGGCGGGGTCAAAGAGGTCCTCTCGCTCGACGAGGCACCGGACCGCGAGGCGCTCTGGCACTGGCGCTGCCCCGAAGGCGAGTTCGAGGCGCGCACGCTCGGCCCCGTGCTCTCGAGCGTGCGGACCTGCCACTGGTTCGACCCCTGCGAGCTGTTGACCGTGGACGCGCGGAGCGAGCTGCGCCCGGAGCACCGCCGCCGTCAGCGCGGAGGCGGCTGGGAGCCCGCGTTCTGAAACATGAACGTTTCGTCGCGGTTGAGTCCAAGTGCTCGCAACTTCAGATGAAAGCACGCGTTTCAACGCGAGTGGCTCGTCGATCGTGAGGTCGTAGGCTCTTCTCCTTTCGGGGGAAGAGATGAGCGAAGACGGTCTGCCGGGGGGGCTCCGGCATCGAGTGCGACCGCGGTTCCTGACGCCGCGTCGCAGCAGCTGGATCGGCACGGTCATGGACGGGCTGGGCCACGACGCCGCGGCCGCATCGATCGTGCTACCGGAGGAGCCGCGCCGCGCGATCCAGGGCCTGCCCTACGAGGTCGGCTACGTGCTCGAGCACCGCGAGGCGCGCATCCGGATCGGCTGGTGGTGGGCGCGCCAGGAGGGCCTCGGGGAGCGCGGGCTCTACACGCTGGCGGTGCACAACCTCTGGAGCGAGGGGCTGCTGCGCGCGTTCGACCGCTATCCGGATCACGGCGCGCCGATCGTCGTCGACGATCCCCTCGGCTACGCGGCGAGCGCGGCCCTGCTCCTGCCCGACGTGCTCGCGGACGGCGAGGCGGTGATCGTGTTCTCGCTCCGCCCCGAGCAGCTGGTGATCTTCCCGGACGACGAGCCGGACCTGGACCTCTCGCTGCTGGAGCTGCGCCAGGGGGGCTTCGACTTCGACGTCGCGCCGATCCCCGAGCCGGTGCGCGTGAGCCGCCGCGGCTTCGAGAGCCTCGTCCCGCTCCAGGACGCGCTGCGCGAGACCGTGCGTGAGCGCCTGCCCGGAGACCTCGCGGACACGCCCTCGCCGAACTGACCGAGACGCTCAGTTCGGGGATTGCGGTCGAGGTCCTCCGTTTTATGAAGTGCTCATTCCAAAACTCGCCGGAGGGCGGCAGGAGGCAAGATGAGCAGATTTCAGGGACGCCATGTGGTCATCACGGGAGGATCGGGAGGCATCGGGAAGGCCACGGCCGCTCGCGTCGTGGCCGAAGGAGGCCGGGTGCTGATCACCGGCACCAATCAGGGGAAGCTCGACCAGGCGAGGAGGGAGATCGACGGGCTGATCGCCCTCGTCAACGACGCGGGAGATCCGGAGAGCGCCCCCGCGCTGGCGGCCGCGGTCGAGACACACCTCGGGCGCGTCGACGGACTCTTCCTCAACGCGGGGTACGGGGAGATGGTGTCGCACGACCAGGTGACCGCGGCGCAGTTCGACCGACAGTTCGCGGTCAACGTACGCGGACCCATCCTTCAGGTCCGCGCGCTCGCAGGGCTGCTCACGGAGGGCGCCGCGATCGTGCTCAACACCTCGGTCGTGCAGGAGATCGGTATGCCCGGTGGCATCCTCTACGGAGCGTCCAAGGCCGCGCTCCGAAACGTCACCCGTGTCCTGGCCGCGGAGATGGCGCCGAAGGTCCGCGTCAACGCCGTCAGCCCTGGACCGGTCTCGACCGATTTCTTCGCGCGCACCGGTCTCCCCGAGGAGCAGACCGCCGCCCTGGCGCAGGGCATCCTCTCGCAGGTCGCGCTCCAGCGCTTCGGCCAGCCGGGCGAGATCGCCAGCGCGGCCGCTTTCCTCCTCTCCGCCGACGCCTCCTTCATGACCGGGAGCGAGCTGGTGGTCGACGGTGGCATCACGCAGGTGTAGCCAGTGACGGTGGGTCGGCCCCGTAAGATGTCGCTCGAAGAGACCCTCGAGGTGGCCCTCGAGCTGTTCTGGCGGCGCGGCTTCGAGGGCACGTCGATCGGCGAGCTCTCCAGGGCGCTCGGGGTCGGCCCGTCGAGCCTCTACAACACCTTCGGCAGCAAGAACGAGCTCTACTGCGCGTGTCTCGACGCGTACACGCGGCGCGAGGGTGAGTTCGTGCGCCGCTGCCTGGAGAAGCCGCACGCGGTGGAGGCGTTGAGCGCGCTCCTCGAGAGCGCGGCCCAGCGGTTCACGCGGCCCGACCTGCCCCGGGGCTGCGCGGTGCTGACCGCGCCGCGCCCCGACCGGGTCGAGAACGCCGACGTCGAGGCGCTCCTGCGCGGCCTGCGGAGCGAGACGCTGACGCTCATCACCGCGCGGGTCGGGCGCGGTGTCGAAGAGGGAGATCTGGCGCCGGACACGGACGAGGCGAGCCTCGCCCGCTACGTCTTCGGCGTGATGCAGGCCCTGTCGGCCCAGGCGCGCGACGGCGCCGACGAAGAGGATCTCGCCGCGGTCGTCGCGATCGCGCTGCGGGCTCTCGAGCGCGCCTGATCAACGCGCGGCGTCGAGGATCTTGCGCGTGAGGGAGGAGATCCCCACCTGGGAGAGCTCCTCCACGGAGAAGAGCCGCGCGGCGATCGATCTCGCGCCCGTCGCTCGCCAGACGCGCACGTCGAGGCGGCGGTGCGTCAGCACGTGCTCGAGCCTGGCCACCGGCTCCTTGCCGAGCCGCGCGCTGACCTCCGCCTCCTTCAGCGCCGCGCGCGCCTCGGCGCGGGTCTCGCCCTCGGCCGTCGGCACGCCGTGCAGCCCCCCGAAGAGCGCGCCCGCGCGCTTGGTCAGCGCGACGCGATCGCCCCGGCGCGCGACCACCGCGCAGAGCGCCACCCGCTTGGGCGCCTTCTTGGGACGCGGCACAGGCAGGGAAGACTGCTTGCCCGTGTCACGCGCCACGCAGCGCGAGACGGGGCAGTCGTCGCAGCGCGGGCTCGTGGGCGTGCACACGCGCGCGCCGAGCTCCATCAGCGCCTGGTTGAGATCCCCGGGGCGGGGGCCGTCGGCCAGCGCCTCGGCCTCGGCCCAGAGCCGCTTCTCCGTGTCGCGACGCCCGAGCGGGGTGTCGACGCCGTGGACCCGCGAGAGCACCCGGGCGACGTTCCCGTCCACGATGGGCTCGGGGCGATCGAAGGCGATCGATCCGATCGCGCCGGCCGTGTAGCGTCCCACACCGGGCAGCCCGAGCCGCTCGTCCGCCCCCTCCGGGACCGCGCCGCCGTAGCGCGCGACGACCTCCTTGACCCCCGCGTGCAGCAGGCGCGCGCGCCGGTAGTAGCCGAGCCCGCTCCACATGCTGAGGACCTCGTCCTCGCTCGCCTCGGCCAGGGCCTCGGTGGTGGGGAAGCGGTCGAGGAAGCGCGTCCAGTACGGGATCACCGTCTCGACCCGCGTCTGCTGGAGCATGATCTCCGAGACCCAGATCGCGTACGGATCCTTCGTCTCGCGCCACGGCAGCGCGCGCTTGTGGGCGTCGTACCAGTCGAGCAGGGCCTGACGCATCAGCTCATCAGGAAGATGGCGAGGGCGATCACCACGACCAGCGCCGCGAGCCCGAACGAGCCGACCGCGATGGCGATGAGCACCCAGAACATGGGGCTCCGCTTCGGCGCCGCCGCGACCGCGGCCCGCGGACCGGTCTGTCCGATGGGAGGCGGCGGGGGGACGCGGTGCGCGCCCGTGATGAGCGGCGCCGGCTGCACGTCGGGCGTGGTCTGCACCGCCGCCGCGTGAGGCCTCGGCTTGGTTGACGCGTTCGGCATCGAGGCCCGCGCCATCGCCTCCGCCGCGGGGACCTGCGGCATCGAGAGGCGCTCCTCGGCCGAGGGCTGCCTCGCCGTCGCGTGCGGCTCGTCCATCTGCCAGCCGCGCTCGGGGAAGGTCCAGCCGAGCAGCCGCGCGAGCTGATCGCGCCCATAGCCCGGGGCGATCTCGTGCAGCATCTCGCGCAGCTGCATGCCGAACGCCTGCGCCGAGGGCGTGCGCGCCGCGACGTCCGGGCTGAGGCAGCGCATCACGATCGCGTCGAGCTCGGCCGAGACCTTCGGGTTGTAGGCGCTCGGCGGCGCGAAGTTGCACGCCTTGAGCATCTGCGCCGCCGTCATCGGGTCGTTCGGCGGCATCAGCGTGCGCATCGTGAGCATCTCCCACACGACGATGCCGAGGCTGAACACGTCGGCGCGCGCGTCGACCTCACTGTGCTCGGCCTGCTCGGGCGCCATGTAGCTCATCTTGCCGATGGGCACCCCGCTCCCGGTCTGCACGACGTTGTCCGCCGCCTTGACAAGGCCGAAGTCGCTGACCTTCACCGCGCCCTCGTTCGATAGCAAGACGTTCTGCGGGGACACGTCGCGGTGCACGATGCCGAGCGGGCTGCCCTGCTCGTCGCGCTTGCGGTGCGCGTGGTCGAGCCCCGCCGCCGCCTCGGCGCCGATGAAGAGGGCCGCGGCGATCTCGAGCGCGTGCCGCTTCTCGACCAGCTGCTGCAAGAGGAGCGCGAGGGTGACCCCCTCGACGAACTCCATCACCAGGTAGGGCTCGGGCTCGATCCCGAAGTCCACGACCGCGACGAGGTTCGGGTGGTCGAGCCGCGCGTTGGTGCGGGCCTCCGCCGCGAAGCGCTCGAGGAGCGAGGGGTCGCGCCGGTACTGGGGCAGCATGCGCTTGAGCGCGACCTTCTTGCGAAAGCCGGCCTCGCCGGAGCGCTCGCCCCGGTAGACCATGGCCATCCCGCCCTGCCCGAGCTTCTCGAGCAGACGGTACTCACCCAGCTGCACGGGCTCCGCGGACACCGGCGAATCCTTTACCACGCGTGGGGCCGGGAGGCCCTCACCGGATCTCGGCGATCTCCTCCAGCGGCTTGCGCCCGATATCGGGCACCTCGCAGTCCTCGGCCGGGTAGCCGACGGGCATGATCACGAAGGGCTTCTCGCTCTCCGGCCGGCCGCAGATCTCGCGCAGGAAGGTCATCGGCGCCGGGGTGTGCGTGAGCGTCGCGAGGCCCGCGCGATGGAGGGCCGAGATGAGGAAGCCGACCGCGATGCCGACCGACTCGTTCAGGTAGTAGCCCTTGAGCTTCGTCCCGTCGGGCAGCCTCTCCCAGTCGCGCCGGAACACCACCAGCAGCCACGGCGCGTCGGTGATGTGCTCCTTGACGGTGTCGGTGCCGAGCGGGGCGAGCGCGTCGAGCCACTCCTTCGGGGCGCGCCGCTCGTAGAACTCGCGCTCCTCCTTCTCGGCCGCTTCCCGGATCTGGCGCTTCAGCTCCGGGTCCGAGATCGCCACGAAGTACCAGGGCTGCCGATGCGCGCCGCTCGGCGCGGTGCCGGCGATCCGGATCGCGTCCTCGATCACCGAGCGCGGCACGGGATCGGTCGAGAAGTGCCGCACGCTCCGCCGCTCCTCCATCACGCGGTAGTCGTCGGCGATGCGCCGCGCCGACTCCTCGGGCGGCACCGGAGCGGGTCGATAGGGCACGGGCTGATAGCGCGGGTCGTCTTCACTCACGCGGTGAATGCTAACCGAATCCCGCGTCTCGCTCCGCGATCAGGGCTTCTGACGTCGGAGGAGCGCGAGCCCGAGCAGCAGCAGCCAGGCGAGGCCACCCCCTCCGCGGACGGTGGCGCGGCAGCCGCAGCCAGCCGTCGGGGGCCGCGCTCCAGGGTCGACGGCGCCCGCGTCATGGGCAGGCGCGCAGCGCGTGTCCCGGCACCGCGACCCAACGCCGCAGTCCGCGTCGACGGTGCAGCAGCCCTCCACTCGCCTGTGCGCGCAGTCGCCGTCACCGCACCGATCCACGGTGCACGCGTCCCCGTCATCGCAGTCGCGGTGCGTTCCGCAGCAGGGCTCGACGGGCGTGTGCGTGCACCCGAGCGCCGCGTCGCACGCGTCGGCCGTGCACCGGTCCCCGTCGTCGCAGCGGAGCGGTCGGCCCTCGGCGCACACGCCCCGGGCGCAAACCTCCTCCCCGTTGCACGCGTCGCCGTCGCCGCAGGCGGCGCCGTCCGCGGCGCGCGCGTCGAACCCGCAGTGGAGCGCCAAGCCGTCACACACGTCGTCGACGTCGCACGCGCCGCTCGCGGGCCGGCACACGGTTCCCGGCGCTTCGACCCAGTCGGCGGGGCACTCCGCCATCAGCCCGTCGCACACCTCGTCCGCGTCGCACGCGCTCACCGCGCGTCGGCAGACCGCGCCGGAATCGTCGAACCCATCCTCAGGACACCACGTGCTGCTCCCGCATCGCTCGGGCACGTCGCAGGGGCCGGCGCTGGGTCTGCAGATCTCGCCTGGTGGGATCCGAGCGTCCGGCGGGCAAGCGGTCGAGGTGCCGTCGCACCGCTCCTCGAGATCACATCCCTCGCGGGCCGTGCGACACGTCCAGCCAGCGGAGACAGGCGTACAGCGCCCGTCCTCCACGCCGCCCCACGCAGCGCTGCAGGCCTCGCATCCGCCTTCGCACGCGCTCTCACAACACGCGCCATCCACGCAGAAGGCGCTCGCACACTCCGCGCCCGTGAAGCACGGCTCGCCCTGCGCGCGTCCGACCTCCAGGGGCAGCGCCAGCAGCCGCCTGCGGACTATGTCCGGGTCGGTTTGCAGGATGGCGACCGCGTGCTCGGCGTCGAGCACACCGATCTCGACGAGCCCGACATCGTCGCCGATCCCGAACGTCGTCGGGCTCGGGCCCGAGATCGTGCGGCCCCCCTCGTCCAACGCGGTGAGCCCGTCTCCCAGGAGCCAGCATCCCCCGCCCGCACAGGTGAGCTGCCTGGTTCTGCCGGGGTCTGCGAGCGGGTGTGCGGAGATCACCGTGCCATCCGGGGCGAGCACGAGGGCACGGCGCTCTGTCGGCGACTCGGACGTGAGGAGAAGCCATCCGTTCGACACTCCGTCGCCCGCAAAGGCCGGCCCCATGGGCGGAAGCGCGAGCGAGCGCGAGGACCCGTCGTGTTCGATGACCGTCGCCACGCCGCTCTCGATCAGCAGGTGGCCCGCGGCGCCGGACACCAAGCGGTGAGGGCGGGACGGCGCGAACGCGACGGGCGTGGTCAGGGCACTCCGGTCGAGATCGAGGTGAGCCCGCGACCCAACGCCGAAGAGCATGCACGAGCCGCCGCCACACCGGACCTCATCCGGCGTGAAGCCGGGCGGCAACGACACGGTCGAGGCGGATCCGTCCACCAGCACGTCCACCGATCCGAGCGCCGGGTAGAGGACGACGACATGTTCGTCCGTCGCAGCGAGCACGTGCATGGAGTCGCGCAACCAAAATGGCGAGCCGGGCCGACCCGACGCGTCGATCCACGCGGCACGCGCACGGAACGGGCCCGGGCCGCCTACGCTGAACTCCAGCCAGGTCGCGAGGCAGCGTCGAGCGGTGCAGGCGAAGTGACGGCTGAACAGCTCGGCCGGCGCCGAGGCGGTGTCGTTCTCGTGCTCCACGGTCCCATCCGTTCGCAGGCTGAGCACCGATCTCGTGGGTTCGCGCGCGACCAGCCACCGCGAACCGTTCCAGCCCGCGCTGGCACGCTTCCACGGGACGCGGTGACGCAACCCCAGGGGCGCGCTGCTCGATACGAGCCCATCCCGCCGAATACGCGTGGCGGTTCCCTGCAGCACGAGGAACATCCCAGGTCCCCCGACGACCTCGGCGGGCTCCCCGGAAGCGCTGAGGAGGAGCGGCGGGCTCGCGCCTCCCCCATCCGAGAGCCGGAACGCGCGCGTTCGCTCACGTTCGGTGGAGACCACCATGAACACGTCACCATCGGCAGCGACGGCGGCGGAGGGATCGGTCGCGTCGCCTGCGAGGGTGGTCGGGCTCGGATCGAGCGGCCGACCGGTCCAGTCCACCCGCAGCACGCGGAGCTCCGAGCCGCGCGTGTAAGCCAGCAGGCAAGCCCGTGGTCCACACGCCAGGTCGGGAAGCTCGCCATCGTCGACGCGGCGGCGCGAGCGGAGCTCGGCGTCCGGGGAGAGCTCGAGCAGCTCGACCCCGCGCGACACGACCGCGAGCAGGTAGCCGTCTGGCGTCGCGACGAGCCCGCCATGGAACAGCCCCGAGAGGACGCCGCGAGGCGAAGGATCGAGCCACGCCCCGTCGGCCCACCGTCGCACCGCCACTTGCGCCTGGCGCTGCCAGACGACGAGGACCTCTCCGCGCCGAACCGCCAGCCCCGTGTCGGGGGCGAGGCCGAGTTCGACGATATCCTCGTCCACGAGCCAGTCGCGCTCCTCGACCGGCGCACCCGTGTCGTGCAGCTCTCTCAAGCGGAGGGCGTCGGCGTAGGGCAGGTGATGGACGTAGAGCCAGCGCCCTCGGTCGGGGTCCCACGCGAGCGCCACGGGCAGCGCCCGCTCTTCGGTCCACGAGCGCGGGAGCCCGACCTCGTGCACCGGTCGCAGGATGGGATCGAGGATCGCGGGGTACCGGGTCGCGCCGAGCACCGACTCGGGGACCACGAGCCGTGCGCCGGACGGCCCTGCTCGGACGGGCACGTGGTGCCTGCGCCCATTCGCCTCGATCCAGGTGCCGTGCCCGTAGTGGAACGCGGCCCGGTCGGTGCGGATCGACAGCCCCGTCGCGTCGGGCTCGATCGAGCGCGCGCCCTCGAACGGCACGTGAACTTCGAGCGGCCCCGCGCCTTCGGGACGGGAGGGGACGTGCCAGCGCTGCTCGATCCCCTGACGGCGCGGAAGCCGCTCCTCCTCGAGCGCGAGCGAGAGCGCTCCTCGGTGGACGGTGGCCTCTCCCAGCAACGAAGGGGACGGCGGGTGCGGCGGCGCCTCGGGCGAGCACGCGAGGAGGAGGCCTGCGAGGAGGAACGGCGAGAGGGGATCGCGGCGCACGAAGGAGAGGCTACATGCGCAATCAACGGTTCGCGAGTGTCAACCTGACGAACCGTCGCCTGCGTCGGCGATGTCCCAGTCCATGCGCTTGACCACGATGGCCGAGACGACGCCGACCGCGAAGCCGCCGAGGTGGGCCCAGTGGGCCACGCCGTCTTCGAACGCGAGGAGCGCATAGAAGAGCTGGATGCCGGCCCAGAGC contains:
- a CDS encoding c-type cytochrome; translation: MKRRWLIRAAVAALALAALGAGVMFSGVIPVTASSGHWDITKWVLHTAMRRSVATHSMGITPPDDLDDEALVLLGAGHYEHGCRYCHGAVGTRMPRVPGAMTPAPPWLPPRIEGLDDAELFYVVKHGVKFTGMPAWPAQERDDEVWALVAFLRRVPEMSQAEYRRLTQASSESAEAPPVVSRMCARCHGADGLSRGVDGAAPRLAGQRVDYLDAALLAYAEGHRPSGMMEPLAAELFEEDRRLIARWYASRPGMPAAPALPDASIERGAAIAERGVPEERVAACSECHGPSPTDRADSYPILSGQWAGYLRDQLQLFARGVRGGAPQAELMEEVDPHRLSPEEIRDVASYYARSGG
- a CDS encoding SDR family oxidoreductase, producing MSRFQGRHVVITGGSGGIGKATAARVVAEGGRVLITGTNQGKLDQARREIDGLIALVNDAGDPESAPALAAAVETHLGRVDGLFLNAGYGEMVSHDQVTAAQFDRQFAVNVRGPILQVRALAGLLTEGAAIVLNTSVVQEIGMPGGILYGASKAALRNVTRVLAAEMAPKVRVNAVSPGPVSTDFFARTGLPEEQTAALAQGILSQVALQRFGQPGEIASAAAFLLSADASFMTGSELVVDGGITQV
- a CDS encoding TetR/AcrR family transcriptional regulator, whose amino-acid sequence is MGRPRKMSLEETLEVALELFWRRGFEGTSIGELSRALGVGPSSLYNTFGSKNELYCACLDAYTRREGEFVRRCLEKPHAVEALSALLESAAQRFTRPDLPRGCAVLTAPRPDRVENADVEALLRGLRSETLTLITARVGRGVEEGDLAPDTDEASLARYVFGVMQALSAQARDGADEEDLAAVVAIALRALERA
- the mutY gene encoding A/G-specific adenine glycosylase; translated protein: MRQALLDWYDAHKRALPWRETKDPYAIWVSEIMLQQTRVETVIPYWTRFLDRFPTTEALAEASEDEVLSMWSGLGYYRRARLLHAGVKEVVARYGGAVPEGADERLGLPGVGRYTAGAIGSIAFDRPEPIVDGNVARVLSRVHGVDTPLGRRDTEKRLWAEAEALADGPRPGDLNQALMELGARVCTPTSPRCDDCPVSRCVARDTGKQSSLPVPRPKKAPKRVALCAVVARRGDRVALTKRAGALFGGLHGVPTAEGETRAEARAALKEAEVSARLGKEPVARLEHVLTHRRLDVRVWRATGARSIAARLFSVEELSQVGISSLTRKILDAAR
- a CDS encoding protein kinase is translated as MSAEPVQLGEYRLLEKLGQGGMAMVYRGERSGEAGFRKKVALKRMLPQYRRDPSLLERFAAEARTNARLDHPNLVAVVDFGIEPEPYLVMEFVEGVTLALLLQQLVEKRHALEIAAALFIGAEAAAGLDHAHRKRDEQGSPLGIVHRDVSPQNVLLSNEGAVKVSDFGLVKAADNVVQTGSGVPIGKMSYMAPEQAEHSEVDARADVFSLGIVVWEMLTMRTLMPPNDPMTAAQMLKACNFAPPSAYNPKVSAELDAIVMRCLSPDVAARTPSAQAFGMQLREMLHEIAPGYGRDQLARLLGWTFPERGWQMDEPHATARQPSAEERLSMPQVPAAEAMARASMPNASTKPRPHAAAVQTTPDVQPAPLITGAHRVPPPPPIGQTGPRAAVAAAPKRSPMFWVLIAIAVGSFGLAALVVVIALAIFLMS
- a CDS encoding nitroreductase family protein, producing MSEDDPRYQPVPYRPAPVPPEESARRIADDYRVMEERRSVRHFSTDPVPRSVIEDAIRIAGTAPSGAHRQPWYFVAISDPELKRQIREAAEKEEREFYERRAPKEWLDALAPLGTDTVKEHITDAPWLLVVFRRDWERLPDGTKLKGYYLNESVGIAVGFLISALHRAGLATLTHTPAPMTFLREICGRPESEKPFVIMPVGYPAEDCEVPDIGRKPLEEIAEIR